Proteins encoded together in one Centropristis striata isolate RG_2023a ecotype Rhode Island chromosome 6, C.striata_1.0, whole genome shotgun sequence window:
- the tdg.2 gene encoding G/T mismatch-specific thymine DNA glycosylase isoform X2, with the protein MYARYQSSQQHPEAQYLLPYHNNGHYSEGARDEPVMTELSVHREPSAYHESFHQNYSAPAQNHYQELSYQSSAPEQQQQQQQQQPAAYLHHPQHQHTIQQQEAGGQHQPQPAGPPQVVTPVKKKRGRPPKQQAEEGKLPEEESEIEAAKKAKRALNRFNGMSVAEVMAKTLPDVITYNLDILIIGINPGLLSAYKGHHYPNPGNHFWKCLFLSGLTDEQLNYMHDHSLPEKYSIGFTNMVERTTPGSKDLSSKEIREGGRQLLDKLQKYKPLIAAFNGKGIYEIFCKETFGVKAKNLDFGLQPYKIPDTETVCYLMPSSSPRCAQFPRAQDKVHFYIKLKELRDEMKGLAPGQEVEETKYSFDLQLAKEDAKRMAIKEEQLDPEYESCSGLHGDTMQSSNSN; encoded by the exons ATGTATGCCAG GTACCAGTCCAGCCAGCAGCACCCTGAGGCCCAGTATCTGCTGCCATACCACAACAACGGTCACTACTCAGAAGGAGCCAGAGACGAGCCGGTGATGACGGAGCTCTCCGTCCACCGAGAGCCGTCTGCTTACCACGAGTCCTTCCACCAGAACTACAGCGCCCCGGCCCAGAACCACTACCAGGAGCTCAGCTACCAGTCCAGCGCcccggagcagcagcagcagcagcagcagcagcagcctgctgcGTACCTGCACCACCCGCAGCACCAACACACGATACAGCAGCAGGAGGCCGGCGGCCAGCACCAACCGCAGCCCGCTGGCCCGCCGCAAG tTGTGACTCCGGTGAAGAAGAAGCGCGGCCGGCCTCCGAAGCAGCAGGCGGAGGAGGGGAAGCTGCCGGAGGAGGAGAGCGAGATCGAAGCCGCCAAAAAGGCGAAGAGGGCTCTGAACCGCTTCAACGGCATGTCGGTGGCCGAGGTGATGGCCAAGACGCTGCCAGACGTCATCACCTACAACCTCGATATCCTCATC ATTGGAATTAACCCAGGACTATTGTCAGCCTACAAAGGACACCATTACCCAAACCCAGGAAACCATTTCT GGaaatgtctgtttctctctggtCTCACTGACGAGCAGCTCAACTACATGCACGACCACAGCCTGCCCGAGAAATACAGCATCGGCTTCACCAACATGGTGGAGAGGACCACGCCGGGCAGCAAGGACCTCTCCAG TAAGGAGATCCGTGAAGGAGGCCGACAGTTACTGGACAAGCTGCAGAAATATAAACCATTAATAGCTGCTTTTAATGGAAAAG GTATTTATGAAATCTTCTGCAAAGAAACTTTCGGTGTGAAGGCGAAGAACCTGGACTTCGGTCTGCAGCCGTACAAGATCCCAGACACTGAAACG GTGTGCTACCTGATGCCCTCCTCCAGCCCCCGCTGTGCCCAGTTCCCCCGGGCTCAGGACAAGGTTCACTTCTACATCAAGCTGAAGGAGCTGCGTGACGAGATGAAGGGCCTGGCGCCCGgacaggaggtggaggagaccaAGTACTCCTTCGACCTGCAGCTAGCCAAAG AGGATGCGAAGAGGATGGCAATCAAAGAAGAGCAGCTGGACCCGGAGTACGAGAGCTGCAGCGGGCTGCACGGAGACACCATGCAAAGCAGCAACTCCAACTAG
- the tdg.2 gene encoding G/T mismatch-specific thymine DNA glycosylase isoform X1, with protein sequence MEENQYTSLTVPTDYFQQWYQSSQQHPEAQYLLPYHNNGHYSEGARDEPVMTELSVHREPSAYHESFHQNYSAPAQNHYQELSYQSSAPEQQQQQQQQQPAAYLHHPQHQHTIQQQEAGGQHQPQPAGPPQVVTPVKKKRGRPPKQQAEEGKLPEEESEIEAAKKAKRALNRFNGMSVAEVMAKTLPDVITYNLDILIIGINPGLLSAYKGHHYPNPGNHFWKCLFLSGLTDEQLNYMHDHSLPEKYSIGFTNMVERTTPGSKDLSSKEIREGGRQLLDKLQKYKPLIAAFNGKGIYEIFCKETFGVKAKNLDFGLQPYKIPDTETVCYLMPSSSPRCAQFPRAQDKVHFYIKLKELRDEMKGLAPGQEVEETKYSFDLQLAKEDAKRMAIKEEQLDPEYESCSGLHGDTMQSSNSN encoded by the exons ATGGAAGAAAACCAGTATACATCACTGACGGTTCCCACGGATTATTTCCAGCAGTG GTACCAGTCCAGCCAGCAGCACCCTGAGGCCCAGTATCTGCTGCCATACCACAACAACGGTCACTACTCAGAAGGAGCCAGAGACGAGCCGGTGATGACGGAGCTCTCCGTCCACCGAGAGCCGTCTGCTTACCACGAGTCCTTCCACCAGAACTACAGCGCCCCGGCCCAGAACCACTACCAGGAGCTCAGCTACCAGTCCAGCGCcccggagcagcagcagcagcagcagcagcagcagcctgctgcGTACCTGCACCACCCGCAGCACCAACACACGATACAGCAGCAGGAGGCCGGCGGCCAGCACCAACCGCAGCCCGCTGGCCCGCCGCAAG tTGTGACTCCGGTGAAGAAGAAGCGCGGCCGGCCTCCGAAGCAGCAGGCGGAGGAGGGGAAGCTGCCGGAGGAGGAGAGCGAGATCGAAGCCGCCAAAAAGGCGAAGAGGGCTCTGAACCGCTTCAACGGCATGTCGGTGGCCGAGGTGATGGCCAAGACGCTGCCAGACGTCATCACCTACAACCTCGATATCCTCATC ATTGGAATTAACCCAGGACTATTGTCAGCCTACAAAGGACACCATTACCCAAACCCAGGAAACCATTTCT GGaaatgtctgtttctctctggtCTCACTGACGAGCAGCTCAACTACATGCACGACCACAGCCTGCCCGAGAAATACAGCATCGGCTTCACCAACATGGTGGAGAGGACCACGCCGGGCAGCAAGGACCTCTCCAG TAAGGAGATCCGTGAAGGAGGCCGACAGTTACTGGACAAGCTGCAGAAATATAAACCATTAATAGCTGCTTTTAATGGAAAAG GTATTTATGAAATCTTCTGCAAAGAAACTTTCGGTGTGAAGGCGAAGAACCTGGACTTCGGTCTGCAGCCGTACAAGATCCCAGACACTGAAACG GTGTGCTACCTGATGCCCTCCTCCAGCCCCCGCTGTGCCCAGTTCCCCCGGGCTCAGGACAAGGTTCACTTCTACATCAAGCTGAAGGAGCTGCGTGACGAGATGAAGGGCCTGGCGCCCGgacaggaggtggaggagaccaAGTACTCCTTCGACCTGCAGCTAGCCAAAG AGGATGCGAAGAGGATGGCAATCAAAGAAGAGCAGCTGGACCCGGAGTACGAGAGCTGCAGCGGGCTGCACGGAGACACCATGCAAAGCAGCAACTCCAACTAG
- the LOC131973376 gene encoding ubiquinol-cytochrome-c reductase complex assembly factor 6 produces the protein MPAGVSWPRYLRMLGASMLAMFAGAQVVHQYYLPDLSIPEVPPKPGELQTELLGYKAREQAAAAFQQLQAEQKND, from the exons ATGCCGGCGGGTGTGTCGTGGCCCCGCTACCTGAGGATGTTGGGGGCCAGCATGCTGGCCATGTTTGCAGGAGCTCAAGTCGTCCACCAGTACTACCTGCCTGATCTG AGTATACCAGAAGTCCCACCGAAGCCTGGAGAGCTGCAGACGGAGCTGCTGGGATACAAAGCCAGAGAACAAGCTGCTGCTGCCTTCCAGCAGCTGCAAGCAGAACAGAAGAACGACTGA